A genomic region of Arachis hypogaea cultivar Tifrunner chromosome 5, arahy.Tifrunner.gnm2.J5K5, whole genome shotgun sequence contains the following coding sequences:
- the LOC112800595 gene encoding patatin-like protein 1, translated as MENHPTLLSSPENLPPKYGNLITVLSIDGGGIRGIIPGVILDFLESQLQELDGEGARIADYFDIIAGTSTGGLVASMLAAPNPKATNRPLFAAKDIVPFYLEHSPKIFPQTSGIFAWLINTIKVLLGSKYDGKYLHKLVKETVGDTIMLSQTVTNIAITTFDIKILQPTIFSSYQLETEPELDVPISDICIATTAAPTLLPAYYFTKKDEHGNIIKEFNLIDGGVAANNPTLVGVREVSKKLLRKPGEGKINPLDFDRFLVLSLGTGTNRNEHKYEAKKVAKWGILNWLLDSGSTPIIDCYSEASTDMVDYHNCVIFTALHSEDNYLRIQGTLDGELASADKATKENLDNLVKKGEELLTNPVTRVNLDTGRYQPVPNKGSNQQELKRFAKLLSDERKLRNSTRIKIGN; from the exons ATGGAAAACCACCCAACATTATTATCTTCACCGGAAAATCTTCCACCAAAATATGGAAATCTTATAACAGTTCTTAGCATTGACGGTGGAGGCATCAGAGGAATCATTCCCGGTGTTATTCTTGATTTCCTTGAGTCCCAACTCCAA GAGCTAGATGGTGAAGGTGCAAGAATTGCAGATTACTTTGATATAATAGCAGGAACAAGTACAGGTGGTCTTGTTGCTTCCATGTTAGCAGCTCCAAATCCAAAGGCCACAAATCGCCCTTTATTTGCTGCTAAAGATATAGTACCATTTTACCTTGAACATTCTCCAAAGATTTTCCCACAAACTAG TGGAATATTTGCATGGTTGATAAACACAATTAAGGTTTTGTTAGGATCCAAGTATGATGGAAAGTACCTTCACAAACTAGTTAAGGAGACGGTAGGGGACACAATAATGTTAAGCCAAACAGTCACAAACATTGCTATTACAACTTTTGATATCAAAATACTTCAACCTACCATCTTCTCCTCTTATCAg CTGGAAACAGAGCCAGAGTTGGATGTTCCAATTTCAGACATTTGCATAGCCACTACGGCTGCTCCAACTCTTTTGCCAgcttattattttacaaaaaaagatGAACATGGAAACATCATCAAAGAATTCAACCTCATCGATGGTGGGGTCGCGGCTAACAATCCG ACTTTGGTTGGAGTGAGAGAAGTGAGCAAGAAGCTGCTAAGGAAACCAGGTGAAGGGAAGATTAATCCATTGGATTTTGATCGGTTTCTAGTGCTATCGCTGGGGACAGGAACAAACAGGAATGAGCACAAATACGAGGCTAAGAAGGTGGCCAAATGGGGTATTTTGAATTGGTTATTGGACTCAGGATCAACTCCCATAATAGATTGTTATAGTGAAGCAAGTACTGACATGGTTGATTATCACAACTGTGTCATCTTTACTGCTCTTCATTCTGAAGACAATTACCTCCGAATCCAA GGAACATTGGATGGGGAATTAGCTTCCGCAGATAAAGCAACAAAAGAGAATTTAGATAATCTCGTCAAAAAGGGTGAGGAGTTGCTCACAAACCCTGTTACACGTGTCAATCTAGATACTGGTCGATACCAACCTGTTCCAAATAAAGGCAGTAATCAGCAAGAGCTCAAAAG GTTTGCAAAATTACTCTCGGACGAAAGAAAATTAAGGAACTCCACTCGCATAAAAATAGGGAACTGA
- the LOC112800598 gene encoding uncharacterized protein, translated as MVEDVCFFHKDILVIKPPMKSPTLLRMAVLVFSVVCGIFIFSVCLKQISTQARTNFVEFNVVEKPYQSRMRLINISYLHYPKPVSFNRNECSHNPVLFFAILSNQRSGSGWFETLLNSHINVSSNGEVFSAKERRQNASSIIQTLDRVYNLDWFNSASKNECSAATGLKWMLNQGVMEHHKEVVEYFNRRSVSVIFLFRRNLLRRMVSMHANSYDRYAKLLNGTHKSHVHSPEEADILSRYKPTINSTSLLDDLKDMEKRATNALEYFNSTRHMILYYEDLMRNRTKLKDVQEFLGLPPMELSSRQVKIHKGPLSDHIQNWDEVNKTLRGTAYESFLEADY; from the exons ATGGTAGAAGACGTGTGTTTCTTCCACAAG GACATTCTTGTTATAAAGCCTCCAATGAAATCACCAACGCTATTAAGGATGGCAGTCTTGGTGTTTTCCGTGGTTTGTGGCATTTTTATCTTCTCGGTATGTCTAAAGCAGATAAGCACCCAAGCAAGGACCAACTTTGTGGAGTTCAATGTAGTTGAGAAGCCTTATCAGAGCAGAATGAGGCTAATCAACATTTCGTACTTACATTATCCCAAACCTGTATCATTTAACAG GAATGAGTGTTCTCATAATCCTGTACTATTCTTTGCCATATTGTCGAATCAGAGATCAGGCAGCGGGTGGTTTGAGACCCTTTTAAATAGTCACATTAATGTAAGCTCAAATGGGGAAGTCTTTTCTGCTAAAGAGAGAAGGCAAAATGCTTCTTCTATTATACAGACGTTGGATAGAGTTTACAATTTAGACTGGTTCAATAGTGCTTCCAAGAATGAATGTTCTGCTGCAACCGGATTAAAGTGGATGCTTAATCAG GGAGTAATGGAGCACCATAAGGAAGTAGTGGAATACTTCAATAGAAGAAGTGTTTCGGTCATATTTCTTTTCCGGAGAAACTTACTACGAAGGATGGTATCGATGCATGCCAATTCATATGACCGTTATGCTAAGCTTTTGAATGGAACTCATAAATCTCATGTACACTCTCCAGAAGAG GCTGATATTCTTTCAAGGTACAAGCCTACCATAAACTCTACATCATTGCTGGATGACTTAAAGGACATGGAGAAGAGAGCCACAAACGCTTTAGAATACTTCAACAGCACTCGGCATATGATATTGTACTATGAGGATCTCATGAGAAATCGCACT AAGCTAAAAGATGTGCAAGAGTTTCTAGGATTGCCTCCGATGGAGTTATCGAGCCGTCAGGTTAAGATACACAAGGGGCCATTGTCAGACCACATTCAAAACTGGGATGAGGTTAACAAGACACTGCGAGGAACCGCATACGAGAGTTTCCTCGAAGCTGACTACTAG